One Bacteroidota bacterium genomic window, TGTATCTGGCGGTACAATGCGGAATCCAAGCAGTGCTGCGTTGTCATCATCGCTTACACCGTCGAAGTTCGCCTGCACCTGTGGGGCCTGCGTACCCGCAATTTTCTGCCAAACAGGATCTACAAAACCAGCTTTATCAGTGGCTCCCGAAGAACGGGGAGTTCCTACCTTGAACTTATTATCAATAGATTTTCGATGCACCTGTACGTCCAACGTACGCTGCGCAGGCTGCATGGAACGGAGCGGCAATGAGGTATGTTGCCTTGAGCTCTGTACCACTTGCTTATCCTGCGCAATAGCTGCATCAGGCGCGAGCAGACCTACAAAAAGTAGGGCCGCAAGCACTTTGTAGAGATGTTTCATAAAACTCTCAACGTTTGAAGTGATTATTTAAGGAAGTACAGACCAGCTAGAATCGGAAGCTTCCGCGTCTTGGGTCTGGTTTAGACGGGGTGCTGAGTTGGCTGATAGCATAACACATCAGCAGTGGGGGGAGTAGCCAGGCAGATTTGCTCCTGAATGGATTGCCTTTGACCTGCAGATGCATAAAGAATGCCAGAAAGTGTGCCTGCAACTCAAAGACGCGCTGAACCGCTACAAAACAATCTCCATCCACCTGTCTTCTGGTATCCGTTTTCATTGCCTGGCAATAACAGATACCGGATGTCGAATATGTGTCAGATCAGTGGCGAATCGCTTATTTGCCTTCGATTGAAAGCAACAAGATGCGGGCAAGAAACTGGGGATTTTCCTTATAAATACGTTCAGCCAACCAACTATAATATTATTCCCTTAATTTAACAATGGACTATTGGCGCAAGTTTACGTCCCCTAGAAACGGTCTAGCAATATAAAAAAAGCGCTTTCTTACATACCAATCCATTACCCTGTATTAAAACCGCATAACGGCTGCGGTTTTCCTCTCTCAAAACTCCCTACAAAAAACAGTTCAAAATTTGATTACATGAAAATGTCTCAAAAGAGTACACCATCTGATAACCACGCGCCATATATACCACAACATCTATCAGGATAAATCCCACAACTGCTTCAGTCACAAGGCTGTGCAGACACATACCTGACGCCGGCGGAATAGATTAGCAACTTCGGGTGTCTAATCTGCACTTGAACCGAACACATCCCAGCTACCTTTAGCATGCGCTTTCTTGTATTTGTTTGCCTTCTCCTCACTGGTTGCGACTCTGCTCCGCAACCTAACCAGACACTCCCTCAGTTGGAAGCGGGAGAAAAACTGGTTTATGTTGCTGATCGCACGGCCACGTGTGTCGGAGTTGGTGAACAGCAATGCCTGCTCGTGCGTGAAAATCCGGATGATCAATGGACGTATTGGTACGACGGCATTTTCGGCTTCTCGCACAAAACAGGCACATCATATCTCCTCCACATCCTCGAAGAAGACATCGAAAATCCGCCACAGGACGCATCAAGCATCAGCTGGACATTGATTGAAGTGGTTAAAACATGGCCAATAGCTCTAACTGCCGGCGATCATTCGGGCTAGCTGTTTTTGATGTACAAACTCGGGGATGTGTTTGGCCAGGTTGTCTCGCATCCAAATCCCCATGGCACTCCTGGCCTGCCCAATTTTTCCGATCTGATACGATTGCCGCACAAACCAGTTGGCCCTTTTCCGCCGGCGCTTCTCGTAATTGCGCAATGCCTCCTCAACGTAGTGCGTTTCATTAAACGCATCGCGCAACGCCAGCGCATCTTCAAGCGCCTGGCATGCACCCTGCCCCATGTTGGGCGTCATTGGGTGCGCAGCATCTCCCAACAGGGTTACCAGTCCGCGCCCCCAGGTTGACGACGGTTTACGATCGATGACATCGTGCCTTAAAATTTGCGCTTCGGGGGTACGTTCTATGAGTTCAGCAATCGGTGCACACCATCTGCCAAACAATTCAAGCAGATAGGCGCGCTCACCAAAAGGCGCCTGCTGCCCTTGTGGCTCTGTGTGCGTTGCAAACCAGTACACGCGGCCCTCGGTTAGAGGAAAAATCCCAAATCGCGCACCGCGGCCCCAATATTCGCCATACTTTAAAGGCCCTGCGTAGGATAGCACCCCGCGCCATGCTGTATAGCCGGCATACCGCGGCGCCTCATCTCCCAACACCTGCCGCCGAACGGCCGAATGAATGCCATCAGCTCCAATTAAATAAGTCCCGCGGGCATACGTCCCATCTTCAAACCTTACCGCTACATTGTCGTGCGCTTCGGTATAAGCAGTGCACTGTTTGCCCATAAACAGTACCGACTCGGGGAGCGTAAATTCCAGACACTCAAGTAACTCTGCACGATGAAAAAACCGAACGAGGTCACTGCCCGGCTCCGGTAAGTCTACCGCGGATAACCCGGAGAGCGGTGTACCGTCTGCTGTCCGCACACAGGTATCCTTTACCGGGATCGACGCCTGTAAATAATCCTTCACCTTCAATGCCTCCATTACAGCAAGGCCATTGGTCCACAGTCCAATGCCGGCCCCAACTTCTGTAAGCATGGGCGCCCGCTCGTATATCTCAACCTCATGGCCAAGTTGCCGTAACACAATGCCGGCTGCCAGTCCGCCAATCCCGCCTCCTATAATGATGCCTTTGGGCATAACTACGTTTTATCTCAATGTTCAATGTCAACCTAAATGCGACAGGGCCTGATCGAGGTCCGCGCATAAATCATCAGCATCTTCAATCCCTACAGAAAGTCGAAAAATGCCTTCCCCTGCATACTTCTTGTATGCTACTTCCTGTGGTTTCGACAGGCGAAACGATGTCTCAAACATGCTTTCGGAGGGCAAATAAAAAACGAGGCTTCTATGATGGCCCAGCGAAACAGCGTAATGGATAATTTTCAGGCGCTCCGCCAGGACCCGGGCAACCGCCAACCCGTCACGCGTCTGAAACGACAACATCCCGGAGAAATTACGCATCTGTTTTTTTGCCAGTGCGTGCTGCGGGTGGGAGGGCAACCCCGGATACATTACTTGCGTCACAGCTTGATGCCCTTCAAGAAAACGGGCAACAGATAGCGCCGCAGTCTCATGTGCTTTCATCCGAATCGGTAGGGTTGCTACGCCACGCATAATCAACCAGGCATTAAATGGGCTGATGATCCCGCCAGCGTGTATGGTGATTTCCTGCCGCAACCTCGCCAGCGTTTTGGAAGCCCCTAACACAGCTCCCCCAAGGGCATCGCCGTGCCCTCCGATATACTTGGTGAGGGAATGAATCACATAGTCGGCTCCCAGGGCGATTGGCTGGGTCGCAATCGGACTAGCAAAGGTTGAATCAACTGCCAGTTCTGCACCCGAAGCTTTGCAAAGTGCAGCTACCGAAGCAATATCTGTAAGCCGCATAATGGGATTGCAAGGAGACTCTATATATACAAGGCGGGTATTCGGCTGAAGGGCGGCTTCTACATTGCTCAGATCTGACATGTCAACCTTTGTTACCGAAATGCCCAGCCGGGGAATCAGATCATTGGTAAGCTCTGAGGCGCCGGCGTACGCCACATCACTCATCACAAGATGATCGCCAGCCTTGAGGCAGTGTAGCATAAGGCCGGCAATGGCCCCCATCCCACTTGCAAATGCCACACAAGCTTCAGCCCCTTCGAGGTCAGCCAGTTTTTGCTCTAGTTGCGCAACCGTAGGATTCGCCCAGCGCGAGTACAAAAAAGGGGCGTCTGCATCATTTCCTTCAATCGAAAACGAAGCATCTGTGCCTGCAACAAACGTAGAGGACATCACAATATTTGGGGAAGAGGCACCCGTTGACGGGTCGGGCTGCTCTCCTGCATGAACAGCGCGGGTTTGTATATGAAGTTGTCGGTTACGCATGCTACATCTCCTTCGTTATTTGGTGGTACTGGAATGTAGCACTTTATACATCAATTCGGCATACTCCCAGGCAAAGATGTTGCTCAAAACAGGGTGTACGCATCACTAGAAATCGCAACCTTTTGCTGTTGGATTATCAGCAGCTGCTGCAAATGGAAAGAAAGTCTTACAAGTACAACTGCCGACCCACGATACCTATCGGCTACTATGGATGATTATCTGTACATTCTCGACCTGCTAAGGCAAGGAGACCTCGAGGCACTGGATGCACTCAGGAAAATTGAGCCATCCTTTCCTGACGGTACCGACCCGTATCTCAACATTTCATGGATCCTGCACACCATTTCAGAAGGATCAATAGCATCCATTAAATGGATACTGAGGCAAGGGCTTGATCTTAATTTCCGGGATGCGTCTGGAGAAACGCCTTTGCATACGGCCCTCGAACTGGATGCAGAAGACCGATATGGCGTTATAGAATTGCTAATAGAAGCCGGCGCAGATGTGAATTTAAAAGGGGGCAACGACTGGACCCCAGCCCATCATGCAGCCGCGCGAAATGACGTAAAGGCCTTGACATTGCTTGTCGACCATGGCGCTGATCTGAGCATAAAAACCAGTATCGACGACTACACAACGCCGCTTGAAGAAGCAAAGCTGCTCAGCAAACACGTCAACTGCAGCGATGCCATTGCTTACCTGGAATCGCTCGAAGCGTCTGATGCCTGAGGCACACACGCGTGTTGTTTGGCAACCTCCAATTCTCTGCCCTTGCGTTTCCGTGGAAACGGGGCAAGCGCACTGAGCAATAACCACTCAGGCAGCGCTTCCCGGTATTTACGCGGACCTTCAAGTTTTATTGTTTTAGCTGCTATCTCATCCTGCAAACTTCTAAATCCCCGCCAAACCTCAACAAATAGCTTCAAATTGGCTGAAACGACCAGGTCTGCATCAAACCCGGGGTGTTTCAAACACATGTCGACCTTCCCGTCATTATTCACCAGCCAGAAGCGGTACGTTTCCTGGGGCGTTCCCGAAAAATCAAACTCCAGCACAGTTCGGCCGGCTGGCATGGCCGCTGTGTTAATACGCATATGCATGCTCCAGGCGAGGAACGCGGGGTCCAGGTCGTCCAACACCATGTCGCGCGCCCAATGCTGCCCCCATACGGCGAGCTGCATGATAATGTCTTCCAGGTCCCAGCCGGCCTCCGTCAAAATGTACCGGTAGGTGGATTTCCCCGACTGTTGTTCGCGCACCAGCAATCCGTAGTCTTCAAGCTCGGTTAGCCGACGCGATAGCAGAGAAGGCGAAATCCGGGGCACGCCCCGGTGAATATCATTAAACGTTGTACACCCATCGATGAGCCGGCTGATCACCAGCACCGTCCATCGCTGCCCAAGTAATTCCGCCGCAAGGGCAAGCGGACAGTATTGTCCATATCCTTGTTTCATGCGCTCATGTATGTACTACAAAAATTGTAGTGGTTTGGAAAACCCGAAGGCTTTAGCTTTTTCGAAACACCAGACCAGACGCCATGAAGCTACGCCATCTACTCCTTCTACTCTTGCTAACCGTTGTCAGCTGTACCCCACAGGTACAAGATATGCCAATGACACTCACCAAAGCTATTGTTACGTGGAATCAACGCGTCTTGCATATCGCAGAGCAAGAAGATGGCTTCCTCACACTGAAAGGACTCAGAACTACAGCCATGATGCACCTGGCCATACATGATGTGCTAAATCATTATGACAGTCGATTCGAAACCTATAAATTTGCACCAGGAGATGTGGCCAATCGTTCAATTGCAACGATAGAGGCTGCCGTCAACCAGGCAGCGTATAGCGTTGCCAGCAACCAATACCCGGATCAGCAACCGGCCCTCGCTTCGCTACGCGATTCGCTGTTGGTGCATATTCCCGACGACGATGCGCGCAAACACGGACTGGAGGTGGGAGAATCTGCTGCAACCCTGATTATGGGTACGCGGCAGAACGATGGTTGGAATACCGAAGCAACGTACCAGTGGCACCCCATGGCGCCTGGCGTCTATGCGGCCTTCAATGAGCACAGCGGCACACCCGATGGATTTATTTTTGGCGCCGGCTGGGGACAAGCCGCTCCTTTTGCCTTTGCCAGCGACAGCTTGTTTACCTCACCCCCACCGCCGGCCATTAACAGCGCGGCCTACACGGAGGCATTTAACGAAGTTAAATCTGTAGGCCAACAAAATAGCACGACGCGCTCACCTGACCAGACCCATCTTGCCCTTTGGTGGAAAGATTTTGTAGAAAACTCCCACAACCGCCTGGCCCGCCAACTTGCCCAGGACACAGCCCTTCCGCCGCACGATGCCGCGCGCCTCTTTGCCTTACTCAATGTTAGCGTATACGACGCCTATATCAACGCCTTCCACAACAAGTTTTTATACAATCACTGGCGACCATATACAGCAATTCGCTGGGCTGCCAACGACGAAAATCCGAACACTTCTCCGGATACATCCTGGAACAACACCCACAAACATACCTATGCCTTTCCGTCTTATCCCTCTGCCCATGGCACAGCCTGTGCCGCCGCTGTGCAGGCCATGAAAACTACTTTTGGTGAACCGTTTGCCTTCACGATGACAACAGCGTCTGTCGATATTGCCGGCCCCTTTTCTGGAAAAATACCGATGAAGCCTGCTACTCGCTCTTTTGCAAGCTTCGATGCGGCCGCAAAAGAATGTGCAGCGTCCCGGGTTTATCTAGGCATCCACTTTCGATACGATTCAGATGAAGGGTATACGCTCGGCGCACGTGTGGGAAAACGGGTTACCAACCAGTACCTGCAGCCGACACCAATCAACTAGCATAAAAATGACGGGATCCTAATGATTGGATAACCATTTAATGCAGCTAATACAGGCAGGTGTGTCGCACCTTGCTTTTCCAATACGGCACACGCTGCAAACAACCACTTTAGCAGTTTCCTCTTAGCACCTGCGCTTATCCTTCCCCCCAGGTAAAGCGGCCGCACAGGTATCGTTGTAATCTGATAATGCCACCGGCATGGGTCCACAGATTGCGTCTGTGCTGCACGTCAACAAGCAATAACCAGCCCCCCTGGTTCATGAGCCTCATCAGGCATTGGTATGCCTGAGCGGTTTGAAACATCGTTCAATCAGCGCTCACGTGGCGTTTGATTTCACTTTCAATTCCGTGTCTATTTCTGCGTCGACGCCTGCCGGCATGCGTGCTCTTCTTCTCCGGCAAGGCCTACTGCGGGACGCGACCTATTTACCACACCGGTTATGAAACTCACAAAAACAGTGATTGTGATGTTATGCATCATAGGCTCACTTGCATCCGTTGCCCTTTCTTATCAGTTCAATTTCTTTTATTACGGCCAGCTCAACATCCTTGCATACCGATACTTTCCAACGCTATACAATACCCCCGATGATTTCCATCACAGCCCGCTGCTTGGTTGCTCACCCATCGAGGGAGAAGACATCCACACCCATTTCTTCCATATTGCCGTGACTACGCAATTGCTCGACAGCAAACACAAAAATGATCGCGGTGGTGGCCTAACGTCCAGGAAGAACGATTTATTGGTGCTAACCAGCAGCGGGGATTTGTACCTCGCTACCGACAAAGACATAACACGTACCGGCATAGAACTACCCGACAACGGCAATGCCGCATTTGAAGTGGCGCGCGTTGCAAACAATTACAAAGCGCCCGACACCCCCTTCAGGTTTGACCATATTTTGGCGCTGGATGCCGGCCTCCTGGTTTCCTATTCAGAGTGGCACGATACCATGGCTTGCTATACCCGCACCGTTGCCTTTCTACCGCTTGATTCGGGATTGCCATCGATTGCGTCAGTAAAAGCAGACGCGGCTGACTGGCAAATTCTGTTTCGTAGCAATCCTTGTTTGCCGGCCCGTAACCAGGGACAACCGATTCGCCCTCCGATGGGCGGCGGCAGGATGGCAGCCTATAGCGCCAACGCGTTCCTGTTAACAGTTGGGGATTTTACAGCAGACAACATTTTCCCTACCGGCTCTAACCCACAAGCCCTCGACAACGATTACGGTAAAATCTTGTTGATTCATGTAGATACTGGTGCTGTGGAAGTATTCTCTATGGGCCACAGAAATCCACAGGGCATTGTGGTGGCAAACAATGGTGAAGTCTGGTCAGTTGAGCACGGGCCGCGCGGCGGTGATGAACTCAACCGGATTGAACGCGGAAACAACTATGGTTGGCCGCGGGCAACACTGGGCACAACATATACGGCAATGCCCGTCCGATTGGCGGCACAATTCGGCCGGCACGACAACTACACCCCGCCAACTTATGCCTGGATTCCCTCGCGCGCCGTCTCCAACATTATCCAGATAGATGGTTTTGATCCAACATGGGATGGAGACTTCCTTGTGTCCACACTTTCAATGCAACGCCTTTACCGGCTACGCATCAAAAACCAACGGGTGATTTTTAGCGAACCACTCTGCATCGGGCAGCCGGCGCGATATGTTCACCAGCATACCAACGGACAATTGTTTGTGCTGGCAGATCAGGGGACGCTCTATGCACTCACCCGGCCCATCAAACCTGAAGCCAATCAGTATGCCGAAGCGTTCAAAACATTGAACCAGTGTATTGAGTGCCACAGTCCGGAAGGCGGTAACGGCACAGCGCCCAGTATTTTCTCGCTGGCAAACCATTTGTCGGAGCAGCATATCCGCTCGTATATATCCAACCCGAAAGCCATGAACCCGCAGAGCCAGATGCCCGGCATTGCGTTATCTGAAAACCAGATGAACGATGTGGTAGATGCACTGGCAATGCTCACAAAATGAGCCGGCATTGCGTTGCGGATTCCGAAAAGATTAAGGCCGGCCCAGACATACTGCGCTCGGGCTGGCCTGATCTACTTTGCCCGGCGTGATCGCATTGCTTTTACTTTTTCAACCTTCGCGTCTGCAACCCAGGCTTCGTATGCGTCAGATCCCACACCATACAACGCAACACGCCCATCCGCATCACTATGAACGCCCCAGCCATATCGCTTGGTGAGCGGAGAAGCCCGAAAGCAAGGTTGGCCTTTTGAAAAAAACTGTTCACGTGCGGCATCAAGCTCAGCATGAGTCAAATCTTTCCTTATGGCATGCACGGTAAAAAAAACTTCGTCTGACGTATATTTGTACGGCTGTGCATGAACCATCTCGAATTGTAAATTCGCTACCGTTTTTTTGTCCCCTTTAACAGGAGGTACCTCACCGGCGGTAACCGGACAATCTTCAGCTACCTCAATAAATGTGTTGATGTAATTCGTCGTTTTCATATGTTGGGCTGGCTTGCTGCAGATCGCTGAAAAATAAGACACTAGTGCGACAACGTTATGTCAGAGCATTTATCATGAAACACAACGTCATCATTCGTAAAGCAACACCTGAAGATGCAGCGCTGCTTGCAACAGTTGGCGCACGTACCTTTCGTGATGCATTTGCCACCCAAAACGACCCGGCTGACATGACTAATTACCTACAAACAGCGTTCACAGCTGAAAAAATGTTACAGGAACTGGAAGAGCCCTCTGCTCTTTTTTTCCTGGCTGAGTTGGAGGAAGAAGCTGTTGGGTATACCAAAGTCCGGGCTGTCAAACAACCCGATTGCATACCTGATACCTACCCGCTCGAACTGGAGCGCATCTATGTAGATCAGCACGTTGTTGGTAAGGGCGTTGGTGCAGCACTTATGCAAGCAGCGATCAGCGCTGGGCAGCAACAGGATTATAACACCATCTGGTTGGGCGTTTGGAAAGAAAATCAGGCTGCCATATCCTTCTATCAGAAATGGGGATACGAGATTGTGGGAGAACATGAGTTTGTCATTGGCACAGATGTGCAGCATGATTACATCATGGCGCGTGACCTGGCTGGCTGACATCTTCAAAAACATCCCCAGGGCCGGCGAAAAGCCGGCATATGCCTGTATCACTATATATTGATACAGCCAGATAGTCGAAGACAAAAAAACGGAGAGGCCGCAGAAAAGCCCAAAGTGCTTGCACCAGAAATCTGACGCGCAAAATTCCTTAAAAAGTTCGATATTCAAGAATCCTCGTTCCACCATCCCTCCCAAACCCCAGATCGTGCATTATGAAAGGGAAATCAGTAACACGCCGTGAATTTGTAAAAGTAGCCGGCGCGGCCGGCGCAGTAGCTACCATATTGCCGCGCCACGTGCTCGGCGGTCCGGGGTTTACCGCCCCAAGCGACAAGCTGAATATTGCGGCGATTGGCGCCGGCGGTATGGGTGCTGAAAACATGCGCCAGGTGACCAGCGAAAACATTGTTGCCATTTGTGACGTCAATTTTGACCATGTGCACAACGGCTTGCACGACGGCGAAGGCAAAATCCGCGATGGCCGCGAAGCCCTGGCAGCAGCGTATCAGAAAGCAGCCCGCTATAGCGATTTTCGCGTCATGCTCGAAAAGCAAAAAGACATCGACGCCGTTGTGATTGCCACACCAGATCACACCCACGCGGTTGCGGCCTCAATGGCTATGCGAATGGGCAAACACGTATATGTACAGAAACCTTTGACCTGGTCTGTGCATGAAGCGCGCGTGCTGCAAAAACTGGCTGCAGATAATCCGGCGCTCGTAACGCAAATGGGTAACCAGGGACACTCAACCGATCAATCACGGCGGGTCAATGAATTGATTCAGGCCGGCGCCATCGGGGAAATACGGGAAGTGCACGTTTGGACCAACCGGCCTGTATGGCCCCAGGGTGTACCAAGACCAAAGCGACCCAAACTGGGTAAAGACACCGGCTGGGGCATGGACGATGTCCAGATCAGAACCGCCGTTGGTTTTACAGGCCGAAGAAAACCAAAAAAACCAAAAAGCCTGAACTGGGACCTCTTCCTTGGCCCCGCACCGAAAGTCGACTATCACCCAATTTACCAGCCCTTTACATGGCGCGGTTGGCTCGACTATGGTACTGGCGCACTCGGCGATATGGGTGCACACCTGATCGACCACCCCTTCTGGGCACTCGACTTGAATGCACCAAAATCCGTTGAAGCGACCTCAACACCTTGGGGTGCAGACAACATCAGTCCATGGGGCGGTGCACCGCGCGATATCGCCTCCTTCCCGTTTGCAATGACGGCACACTATGAATTTGAAGCCAGGCACGATTTGCCGCCAGTCAATCTGCACTGGTACGATGGTGGCTTAATGCCAA contains:
- a CDS encoding DUF4377 domain-containing protein, producing the protein MRFLVFVCLLLTGCDSAPQPNQTLPQLEAGEKLVYVADRTATCVGVGEQQCLLVRENPDDQWTYWYDGIFGFSHKTGTSYLLHILEEDIENPPQDASSISWTLIEVVKTWPIALTAGDHSG
- a CDS encoding FAD-dependent monooxygenase, producing the protein MPKGIIIGGGIGGLAAGIVLRQLGHEVEIYERAPMLTEVGAGIGLWTNGLAVMEALKVKDYLQASIPVKDTCVRTADGTPLSGLSAVDLPEPGSDLVRFFHRAELLECLEFTLPESVLFMGKQCTAYTEAHDNVAVRFEDGTYARGTYLIGADGIHSAVRRQVLGDEAPRYAGYTAWRGVLSYAGPLKYGEYWGRGARFGIFPLTEGRVYWFATHTEPQGQQAPFGERAYLLELFGRWCAPIAELIERTPEAQILRHDVIDRKPSSTWGRGLVTLLGDAAHPMTPNMGQGACQALEDALALRDAFNETHYVEEALRNYEKRRRKRANWFVRQSYQIGKIGQARSAMGIWMRDNLAKHIPEFVHQKQLARMIAGS
- a CDS encoding PLP-dependent aspartate aminotransferase family protein, with product MRNRQLHIQTRAVHAGEQPDPSTGASSPNIVMSSTFVAGTDASFSIEGNDADAPFLYSRWANPTVAQLEQKLADLEGAEACVAFASGMGAIAGLMLHCLKAGDHLVMSDVAYAGASELTNDLIPRLGISVTKVDMSDLSNVEAALQPNTRLVYIESPCNPIMRLTDIASVAALCKASGAELAVDSTFASPIATQPIALGADYVIHSLTKYIGGHGDALGGAVLGASKTLARLRQEITIHAGGIISPFNAWLIMRGVATLPIRMKAHETAALSVARFLEGHQAVTQVMYPGLPSHPQHALAKKQMRNFSGMLSFQTRDGLAVARVLAERLKIIHYAVSLGHHRSLVFYLPSESMFETSFRLSKPQEVAYKKYAGEGIFRLSVGIEDADDLCADLDQALSHLG
- a CDS encoding ankyrin repeat domain-containing protein, coding for MDDYLYILDLLRQGDLEALDALRKIEPSFPDGTDPYLNISWILHTISEGSIASIKWILRQGLDLNFRDASGETPLHTALELDAEDRYGVIELLIEAGADVNLKGGNDWTPAHHAAARNDVKALTLLVDHGADLSIKTSIDDYTTPLEEAKLLSKHVNCSDAIAYLESLEASDA
- a CDS encoding winged helix-turn-helix transcriptional regulator, which encodes MKQGYGQYCPLALAAELLGQRWTVLVISRLIDGCTTFNDIHRGVPRISPSLLSRRLTELEDYGLLVREQQSGKSTYRYILTEAGWDLEDIIMQLAVWGQHWARDMVLDDLDPAFLAWSMHMRINTAAMPAGRTVLEFDFSGTPQETYRFWLVNNDGKVDMCLKHPGFDADLVVSANLKLFVEVWRGFRSLQDEIAAKTIKLEGPRKYREALPEWLLLSALAPFPRKRKGRELEVAKQHACVPQASDASSDSR
- a CDS encoding vanadium-dependent haloperoxidase, coding for MKLRHLLLLLLLTVVSCTPQVQDMPMTLTKAIVTWNQRVLHIAEQEDGFLTLKGLRTTAMMHLAIHDVLNHYDSRFETYKFAPGDVANRSIATIEAAVNQAAYSVASNQYPDQQPALASLRDSLLVHIPDDDARKHGLEVGESAATLIMGTRQNDGWNTEATYQWHPMAPGVYAAFNEHSGTPDGFIFGAGWGQAAPFAFASDSLFTSPPPPAINSAAYTEAFNEVKSVGQQNSTTRSPDQTHLALWWKDFVENSHNRLARQLAQDTALPPHDAARLFALLNVSVYDAYINAFHNKFLYNHWRPYTAIRWAANDENPNTSPDTSWNNTHKHTYAFPSYPSAHGTACAAAVQAMKTTFGEPFAFTMTTASVDIAGPFSGKIPMKPATRSFASFDAAAKECAASRVYLGIHFRYDSDEGYTLGARVGKRVTNQYLQPTPIN
- a CDS encoding PQQ-dependent sugar dehydrogenase; the protein is MKLTKTVIVMLCIIGSLASVALSYQFNFFYYGQLNILAYRYFPTLYNTPDDFHHSPLLGCSPIEGEDIHTHFFHIAVTTQLLDSKHKNDRGGGLTSRKNDLLVLTSSGDLYLATDKDITRTGIELPDNGNAAFEVARVANNYKAPDTPFRFDHILALDAGLLVSYSEWHDTMACYTRTVAFLPLDSGLPSIASVKADAADWQILFRSNPCLPARNQGQPIRPPMGGGRMAAYSANAFLLTVGDFTADNIFPTGSNPQALDNDYGKILLIHVDTGAVEVFSMGHRNPQGIVVANNGEVWSVEHGPRGGDELNRIERGNNYGWPRATLGTTYTAMPVRLAAQFGRHDNYTPPTYAWIPSRAVSNIIQIDGFDPTWDGDFLVSTLSMQRLYRLRIKNQRVIFSEPLCIGQPARYVHQHTNGQLFVLADQGTLYALTRPIKPEANQYAEAFKTLNQCIECHSPEGGNGTAPSIFSLANHLSEQHIRSYISNPKAMNPQSQMPGIALSENQMNDVVDALAMLTK
- a CDS encoding DUF6157 family protein, which gives rise to MKTTNYINTFIEVAEDCPVTAGEVPPVKGDKKTVANLQFEMVHAQPYKYTSDEVFFTVHAIRKDLTHAELDAAREQFFSKGQPCFRASPLTKRYGWGVHSDADGRVALYGVGSDAYEAWVADAKVEKVKAMRSRRAK
- a CDS encoding GNAT family N-acetyltransferase gives rise to the protein MKHNVIIRKATPEDAALLATVGARTFRDAFATQNDPADMTNYLQTAFTAEKMLQELEEPSALFFLAELEEEAVGYTKVRAVKQPDCIPDTYPLELERIYVDQHVVGKGVGAALMQAAISAGQQQDYNTIWLGVWKENQAAISFYQKWGYEIVGEHEFVIGTDVQHDYIMARDLAG
- a CDS encoding Gfo/Idh/MocA family oxidoreductase, coding for MKGKSVTRREFVKVAGAAGAVATILPRHVLGGPGFTAPSDKLNIAAIGAGGMGAENMRQVTSENIVAICDVNFDHVHNGLHDGEGKIRDGREALAAAYQKAARYSDFRVMLEKQKDIDAVVIATPDHTHAVAASMAMRMGKHVYVQKPLTWSVHEARVLQKLAADNPALVTQMGNQGHSTDQSRRVNELIQAGAIGEIREVHVWTNRPVWPQGVPRPKRPKLGKDTGWGMDDVQIRTAVGFTGRRKPKKPKSLNWDLFLGPAPKVDYHPIYQPFTWRGWLDYGTGALGDMGAHLIDHPFWALDLNAPKSVEATSTPWGADNISPWGGAPRDIASFPFAMTAHYEFEARHDLPPVNLHWYDGGLMPTRSAFMPDDEPLPRAGGVIYEGSKGAMMHIGHGLEFKMYPDHLNEEHADLPETYERVTTSHEMNWANACKGIGEAVSPFSYAAPLTETMLLGIVALRTGQGVKIHWDADKGEVTNNEDANQYLHREYRAGYEL